Genomic DNA from Cloeon dipterum chromosome 3, ieCloDipt1.1, whole genome shotgun sequence:
CGACGCTCTAAGCCTCGGCTGCCATAGTTTTTCCCGAACCGTCCCCAAGCAAGTTTTCCAAAAACTCCAGATTTCTGTTTGAACTAATTCTAAAAGGCCTACTTGGCTTCTTGCTTATTTTCACGTCATTTCTGGTCATCAGTTTTTCGTGGCGTGCAGTCTTTTTGAACAGgtagtaaaatttgattatgtCCATCACCGACTTGGAGGGCAACTTATTCTGGTGGATTTTGAAGAAGTCTTTGCCGTAGGTGCAAAGTCCATTTTCAAACTTGTCCACCTCTTGCTCTGTCCACAGAGAAATGGTGTTCACTGGCTCAGTTGTGTTGAACGAATGTCTGCGAAGCGCCTCTTCGATGTTGAAATTGCTCATCATCAGAGAATACAAGTTCTCGTCATTGTCTCGTACACACGCGTGCCTGCCCTGAAGTTGCGctttatttgttgctttgtTGAAAGCCTCAAcctgagaaaaaataacagcaataGCATTAACTTGCGTCTCAATTTCAGGTATAAGTGTattatttcctgaattttaataaaacaattctgGAATTATAACTAAACTTGACCCTTTAGAACCATTCAGGGTGCTAAGGAAAGAGATTTTTGCACATCAAGGCGTCATGAGCACCCTGATGTCTTCAAAAGGGCCAAACGGCACATTTCCAACAGTGTTCAGatcttgcaaataaaaaaatacaaagccTACAGGTATCAGTTGTCAGTTCAATGGCTAAATTCAGGAATTATATCAATCAATCgaggctaccctgacgccagggctCAATGTGTAAACTAACGGCATTCCAGATCTAGactaaaattgccaaaaaatatCACACATTACTTAAAACTAGTTAGTATAGTACGCTCAAATGTCAgggtttaaaaattccaataccTGATTTTCTGACAAATGGCTCGGATCCCAGAGCAGTGTGTCCAGCTTTCCGTAGTGAGGATCAATCGTGTCCATGCTGCAGGCAACTTCAGGAACCTGTGCTTGGTACTCGTCTCCAACCCTGGTGGTTTTGAAGGAGCCAGAGTTGCTAAAGTCAAGGGACGTGT
This window encodes:
- the LOC135939574 gene encoding mesoderm induction early response protein 1-like, producing MSSAKMGEIGEVDIPNNEDNDDKEFDPPIEMMIHDYDDERTLDDEEALEEEAESELDELSELQKDNQIPLAELFAMHGYGEVHPVNSINVENDIEAIIEDDCSGVEENTIQPGITSTQVLQMYVEDEEDLYTSLDFSNSGSFKTTRVGDEYQAQVPEVACSMDTIDPHYGKLDTLLWDPSHLSENQVEAFNKATNKAQLQGRHACVRDNDENLYSLMMSNFNIEEALRRHSFNTTEPVNTISLWTEQEVDKFENGLCTYGKDFFKIHQNKLPSKSVMDIIKFYYLFKKTARHEKLMTRNDVKISKKPSRPFRISSNRNLEFLENLLGDGSGKTMAAEA